Proteins from a single region of Chryseomicrobium sp. FSL W7-1435:
- a CDS encoding fumarate hydratase: protein MYIENLEKSIYQLITETSTNLPKDVRRAIAKAKKAENAGTRAAMSLDTIANNIQMADDKVSPICQDTGLPTFKIKTPIGVNQLEIKAAIKRAIAAATADAKLRPNSVDSLTGENSGDNLGAGVPVMKFEQWENDYIEMKLILKGGGCENKNIQYSLPAELEGLGRAGRDLDGIRKCILHSVYQAQGQGCSAGFIGVGIGGDRSSGYDLAKEQLFRSVEDVNPHAQLAELENYIVEKANTLGIGTMGFGGEATLLGCKIGVMHRIPASFYVSVAYNCWAYRRMAIDISPESGEIHNWHYQDGEKIEFKQQETIEEEVKEVVRIEAPITEEKIRSLKVGDVVSISGRMYTGRDAIHHHLMSHDAPVDLNGQIIYHCGPVMQKDAEGNWHVRAAGPTTSIREEPYQGDIMKKFGIRAVIGKGGMGPKTLAALEEHGGVYLNAIGGAAQYYADCIKGVDGVDLMEFGIPEAMWHLRVEEFTAVVTMDSHGNSLHADVDKSSLEKLALHKERVF from the coding sequence ATGTACATAGAAAATCTAGAAAAGAGTATTTACCAACTCATCACGGAAACAAGCACTAACTTACCTAAAGATGTCCGCCGCGCTATCGCTAAAGCTAAGAAAGCTGAAAATGCTGGAACACGTGCGGCAATGAGCTTAGATACAATTGCAAATAATATTCAAATGGCAGATGACAAGGTTTCACCTATTTGCCAAGATACGGGTTTACCTACTTTTAAAATCAAAACACCAATTGGCGTGAACCAACTAGAGATCAAGGCCGCAATCAAGCGTGCTATCGCTGCTGCGACTGCAGATGCAAAGTTACGCCCAAACTCTGTTGATTCATTGACTGGTGAGAACAGTGGCGACAACCTAGGTGCTGGTGTTCCAGTTATGAAATTTGAACAGTGGGAAAATGATTACATTGAAATGAAGCTCATCTTAAAAGGTGGCGGTTGTGAAAATAAAAATATTCAGTACAGCCTTCCTGCTGAACTAGAAGGATTAGGTCGAGCTGGCCGTGATCTTGATGGCATTCGTAAATGTATCCTCCACTCTGTTTACCAAGCTCAAGGACAAGGATGTTCTGCAGGTTTCATCGGCGTAGGTATTGGCGGCGACCGCTCATCTGGTTATGATTTAGCAAAAGAACAACTTTTCCGTTCAGTTGAAGATGTAAATCCACATGCTCAACTAGCAGAACTGGAAAACTATATTGTAGAGAAAGCAAACACGTTAGGAATCGGTACGATGGGCTTTGGCGGAGAAGCTACTTTGCTGGGTTGTAAAATCGGGGTTATGCACCGTATTCCTGCTAGCTTCTACGTTTCTGTTGCCTATAATTGTTGGGCATATCGCCGTATGGCAATTGATATCTCTCCTGAAAGTGGAGAAATCCACAATTGGCACTACCAAGACGGAGAGAAAATCGAGTTCAAACAACAAGAAACAATTGAAGAAGAAGTAAAAGAAGTAGTTCGCATTGAAGCTCCTATAACAGAAGAGAAAATTCGTTCTCTAAAAGTTGGAGACGTAGTATCCATCTCTGGCCGCATGTATACAGGTCGCGACGCTATTCACCATCACTTGATGAGCCATGATGCTCCTGTCGATCTTAACGGCCAAATCATCTACCATTGTGGTCCTGTTATGCAAAAAGATGCTGAAGGCAACTGGCATGTACGAGCAGCTGGTCCTACCACATCAATTCGTGAAGAACCTTACCAAGGGGATATCATGAAAAAGTTTGGCATCCGTGCCGTTATCGGAAAAGGTGGAATGGGTCCTAAAACACTTGCAGCGCTTGAAGAACATGGCGGTGTTTACTTAAATGCAATCGGTGGAGCAGCTCAATATTATGCAGATTGTATTAAAGGTGTAGATGGCGTTGATTTAATGGAATTTGGTATTCCTGAAGCTATGTGGCACCTACGAGTTGAAGAATTTACAGCAGTAGTGACAATGGACTCTCATGGAAACAGTCTTCATGCAGATGTCGATAAATCATCATTAGAGAAATTAGCACTTCATAAAGAACGCGTATTTTAA
- a CDS encoding SE1561 family protein: MGNQVSNQDQQVVYLKERLNMFLEVLDSIEPESTKVEDIDRLIQMMDDLELKLDQFKKTKE, translated from the coding sequence ATGGGAAATCAAGTATCCAATCAAGACCAACAAGTGGTTTACCTGAAAGAACGCTTAAACATGTTCTTAGAAGTCCTTGATTCTATTGAGCCCGAATCGACAAAAGTAGAAGATATCGACCGCTTAATTCAAATGATGGATGATTTAGAACTGAAACTAGATCAATTCAAAAAAACAAAAGAGTAG
- a CDS encoding YihY/virulence factor BrkB family protein: MEETPEEKVNKGDSVAPSKSYSWKEKLKFMQFGKKKEKKTTESYDPATWKGFFQDLLQHIQKSDVTALGAQLAFFFLLSLFPLLIFMVTLLPYLNLPEDQIFQFLRNYAPADVYALIESTLTEVLQNRNGGLLSLGLLGTIWSASNGVNAIVKSLNKSYGLEETRPFFIVRGLSVVFTILIIVLFVIALVLPVFGEQIGILLFSFLGLDEMFLLVWNSIRFTIPPLIIFVVLTALYWLVPNEKLYLKSVIPGGIFAALGWILVSLGFSFYVSNFANYTATYGSLGAIIVLMMWLYFSGTILMIGGQINAVMQERKERMEAKEAG, encoded by the coding sequence ATGGAGGAAACTCCAGAAGAAAAAGTAAATAAGGGAGATTCTGTTGCTCCTTCCAAATCGTATTCTTGGAAAGAAAAATTGAAATTTATGCAGTTTGGTAAGAAAAAAGAGAAGAAAACAACTGAGTCCTATGATCCCGCAACGTGGAAAGGATTTTTTCAAGACCTTTTACAACATATTCAAAAGTCAGATGTTACAGCACTAGGAGCTCAACTTGCATTCTTTTTCTTACTTTCTTTGTTTCCACTGTTAATTTTTATGGTGACATTGCTTCCTTACTTAAATTTACCTGAAGATCAAATCTTTCAATTCTTAAGAAATTATGCACCCGCAGATGTCTATGCTCTAATAGAGAGCACACTCACAGAAGTTTTACAAAATAGGAATGGCGGATTGTTGTCATTAGGTCTACTCGGTACTATTTGGTCAGCTTCCAATGGTGTGAATGCAATCGTTAAGTCCTTGAATAAATCATACGGGTTAGAAGAAACGCGACCATTTTTTATTGTAAGAGGTTTATCGGTAGTGTTTACCATTCTTATCATTGTGCTATTTGTAATAGCTTTAGTACTACCAGTCTTCGGTGAACAAATTGGTATTCTGCTATTTTCATTCTTAGGGTTAGATGAGATGTTCTTGCTAGTTTGGAATAGTATTCGTTTCACGATTCCACCACTAATTATTTTTGTGGTCTTAACTGCATTATATTGGCTTGTTCCTAATGAAAAATTATATTTAAAGAGCGTTATTCCAGGTGGTATTTTCGCAGCACTCGGATGGATTTTAGTTTCCCTTGGATTCTCTTTCTATGTTAGTAATTTTGCTAATTATACAGCTACATATGGCAGTCTAGGTGCTATTATTGTCTTAATGATGTGGCTATATTTCTCTGGCACCATTCTAATGATTGGTGGCCAAATCAATGCTGTTATGCAAGAACGAAAAGAACGTATGGAAGCAAAAGAAGCAGGCTGA
- a CDS encoding heavy metal translocating P-type ATPase, whose product MINKLTPHIELINALVSGVLILVGWLLSRSDFSTASVIVFLLAFVIGGYFKAKEGIEKTIKDRKLNVELLMILAAVGSSLIGYWAEGAILIFIFSLSGALETYTINKSKKEIASLVNMQPDKAWKLDASNAPHLVDVDSLKIGDWLLIKPGEKIPADARVIDGVSSVDEAAISGEPIPVTKQVGNEIFSGTINGSGALTAEVMKENADSLFQKIIALVQAAQNEKSPSQQFIERFEGTYVKVVLVTVALMLFLPHYLVGWDWSTTFYRAMVLLVVASPCAVVASVMPATLASISNGARNGILVKGGSHLEGLTKLTAIAFDKTGTLTRGKPEVTEFITRQDLDVHETLRLLASIEDKSNHPLAVAITAYAKSQGVSADLNIDVQDVSGFGMTGTINGSLYKVGKPNFVGQDEAFAFAGGISDSLASEGKTVTYIRDDQGILALIALKDQVRPEAKETIARLKSLGITTIMLTGDNAKTAESIAKEAGIDEFVAECLPETKVLELKKLKEKYPYVGMVGDGINDAPALATASTGFAMGDGTDVALETADVVLMKNELTKLAYSVELSRKMQRIVKQNLAFSIAIIAILIVSNFLQIVNLPLGVIGHEGSTILVILNGLRMLKSL is encoded by the coding sequence ATGATAAATAAACTGACTCCCCATATAGAGTTAATAAATGCGTTAGTTTCTGGGGTCCTGATTTTAGTTGGTTGGCTTCTTTCCAGAAGTGACTTTTCAACCGCTTCCGTTATTGTGTTCCTTCTTGCCTTTGTAATTGGTGGATACTTTAAGGCAAAAGAAGGTATTGAAAAAACAATCAAAGACCGAAAATTAAATGTGGAATTATTAATGATTTTAGCAGCTGTGGGTTCTTCTCTTATCGGCTACTGGGCTGAAGGTGCCATCTTAATTTTTATCTTTTCCTTAAGTGGTGCACTTGAGACTTATACAATCAATAAAAGTAAAAAAGAGATTGCTTCTCTTGTCAATATGCAGCCAGATAAAGCTTGGAAATTAGACGCTTCAAATGCCCCTCATTTAGTTGACGTAGATTCATTGAAAATTGGAGACTGGTTATTGATTAAGCCAGGCGAAAAAATACCTGCAGATGCTAGAGTCATTGATGGAGTATCTTCGGTTGATGAAGCTGCTATTTCTGGGGAACCTATTCCAGTTACAAAGCAAGTCGGAAACGAAATCTTCTCTGGAACGATCAATGGTAGTGGTGCACTCACTGCAGAAGTCATGAAGGAAAACGCAGATTCGCTATTCCAAAAAATCATCGCTCTTGTTCAAGCTGCCCAGAACGAGAAGTCCCCTTCCCAACAATTCATTGAACGTTTCGAAGGCACTTATGTAAAAGTCGTTTTAGTTACTGTGGCGCTGATGCTATTCCTCCCCCATTATTTAGTAGGTTGGGATTGGTCGACAACATTTTATCGTGCTATGGTCCTTTTAGTAGTCGCTTCCCCTTGCGCAGTCGTGGCATCGGTCATGCCAGCAACGTTAGCCTCAATCTCTAACGGTGCACGTAATGGGATACTCGTTAAAGGTGGAAGTCATTTAGAAGGCTTAACAAAACTAACAGCCATTGCTTTTGATAAAACTGGAACCCTTACGCGAGGCAAACCTGAAGTAACTGAGTTTATTACACGACAGGATTTAGACGTTCATGAAACACTTAGACTTCTCGCTTCTATTGAAGATAAATCCAATCATCCTTTAGCCGTTGCTATTACAGCTTATGCAAAATCTCAAGGAGTTTCAGCTGATTTAAACATCGATGTTCAGGATGTATCAGGTTTTGGTATGACAGGTACAATCAACGGAAGTTTATATAAAGTGGGAAAACCAAATTTCGTCGGGCAAGATGAAGCTTTTGCATTCGCAGGGGGGATTTCAGATTCTCTAGCTTCAGAAGGAAAAACGGTTACGTATATTCGTGATGATCAAGGCATTTTGGCTTTGATTGCATTAAAAGATCAAGTACGTCCTGAGGCAAAAGAGACGATTGCCCGACTCAAGAGTTTAGGGATCACGACTATTATGCTTACCGGAGACAATGCAAAAACAGCAGAAAGCATTGCTAAAGAAGCGGGAATTGATGAATTTGTCGCTGAGTGTTTACCTGAGACAAAAGTTCTCGAACTTAAGAAATTAAAAGAAAAATATCCATACGTGGGGATGGTTGGGGATGGGATCAACGACGCACCTGCGCTTGCAACAGCCTCTACTGGATTTGCAATGGGTGATGGAACAGATGTTGCATTAGAGACAGCTGATGTTGTTCTAATGAAAAATGAATTAACAAAACTAGCCTACTCAGTTGAACTTTCTCGCAAAATGCAGCGTATCGTGAAACAAAACTTAGCTTTCTCAATTGCAATTATCGCAATCTTAATCGTTTCAAACTTCTTGCAAATTGTTAACTTACCCCTAGGCGTCATCGGGCATGAAGGATCCACCATCTTAGTTATTCTAAATGGGTTAAGAATGTTAAAAAGCTTATAA